In Procambarus clarkii isolate CNS0578487 chromosome 6, FALCON_Pclarkii_2.0, whole genome shotgun sequence, one DNA window encodes the following:
- the LOC123754145 gene encoding ctenidin-1-like, with the protein MGWFFYGRDHGGLRKLLLLTAIAAMMVAACLGSPGGYGGHGGYGYGGHGGYGYSHANFVLRGKGGYSFGGPGNAGVHGAKGGYGYGGGYGGGYGGGYGGGYGGGYGGGYGGGYGGGYGHGGGYGYGR; encoded by the exons atggggtggttcttctacggccgcgaccacggcggtctccgg AAACTTTTACTCCTGACAGCCATCGCAGCCATGATGGTGGCCGCCTGTCTGGGCTCTCCTGGTGGATATGGCGGCCATGGTGGATATGGATATGGTGGCCATGGTGGATATGGATATTCTCATGCCAACTTTGTCTTGAGGGGCAAGGGTGGTTACAGTTTTGGTGGTCCTGGAAACGCTGGCGTTCACGGTGCTAAAGGTGGatatggttatggtggaggttatggtggaggCTATGGTGGCGGCTATGGCGGCGGCTACGGTGGTGGCTACGGTGGCGGCTACGGTGGTGGATACGGTGGTGGATATGGTCATGGTGGCGGATATGGTTACGGTCGCTGA